CCCACACCTACATTTCCATCGAAATTATTGAAACAAAGCTCCGTCAACTCTCTGTTTTCCCAGAGCAACTGAAATGGAAGCTTTATCACATTATTCTCCGACACCATGGCAGGTTCGCAGTACAGGAGACAATTGAGGGCAAAATTTCCTGGGTGATACCAGAAGCATGTGCCCTTTATTATGCAGATGACATGGACGCCAGAGTGAAGAATTTTCTGCAGGAGATTGAGGAAGGTAGAAGGGCTGGAGAGAGCTGGCGATTTGTGAAGGACCTGGGTGTACAAATCTATATAGAGGATGAAGATGAATAGAGCCGAACTGAGGATAAAATTTGAAAGTAAAGAAACTGCACGGATTGTGGCTAAAGCAATTGAACTAGAGAATGATAATTATATCTCGATGAAGGTAGAAGGTAACGAAATTCTTGCTGTTGCTGAAGCGAAGAACCTGCTGAGTTTGCTCCACACCCTTGATGATTTTCTTGCTTGTGCTGCATTAGCATATCGGAGCGACGGACTGAAAGAAAAGTAGAAAAAACCAAGTGGAGACCGTGCACAGAACTCCGTAGATATCCACTTACAATACTTGTAGGTCATAAGTCGGATAAGCAATCTAGACAATGGAATAAGCATCCCTGGGATATCCAGCCAAAAAGTGATACTCTGCCATCCTAGAAATGCGTTCAGAGAGAGGATTATCTTGACCATATAGGCAAAATCCTCTTCAATAATGTTTCAGAGACATTCCACTCTGGTTTCTACAATGGTCATGGTCTTACTGGTCGTAATTGTTGTCTGTGTTGTGGATTATGCATTCTGGACACATAAAACCAACATCTCCAGTAAGTGCAGCAATCCCCATACACTCAGCAGCCCTACCATCTGCTACCTGCTGAGTATCAACCCCAACAACCAGAGAAACCGCTGCAAAATTACTAAAAAAATGGAAATAAAGCACTATTCATTTTACCTATTTTTTCTTGTTGGCATGCAGAAGCATCTTGTCAAAAATTACCTCACTTTCTATTCCATTTTTCTCGAGAATCTTAGCAATGTCCTGGGTAATGTTCACCACTTCCGCACACTTTGAATTTCTGTAGATGCAAAACTCAATTTTACCGTCTTCTCGTATGGGGAAAAAAAGCCGCATGAATCCAGGGCGATTGTAACCCTCTGGCTTCCGGTTCCTCTGAAGGTCCATAATGTTCATGCAGAGAAGCACATCATTGAGTTCAGGTTCATTTTCATTCCATTGCTTAGTTTCTTTC
This sequence is a window from Thermoplasmata archaeon. Protein-coding genes within it:
- a CDS encoding KEOPS complex subunit Pcc1, whose amino-acid sequence is MNRAELRIKFESKETARIVAKAIELENDNYISMKVEGNEILAVAEAKNLLSLLHTLDDFLACAALAYRSDGLKEK